In a single window of the Streptacidiphilus sp. P02-A3a genome:
- a CDS encoding sensor histidine kinase KdpD — MTRLAEPERRVLRAVRIRLTIQVGGAITLVVLLLGCLTYCLFARDQRSEVNRALQYAMGSSRPSHSDPCLWLYVERGGRIGRPAQSPAGLPVLGAIGQVSLDHRTRTSSEVRDGTHYTVRTEQRGDEVVQAVFDERYLRSDRHHVLETLLVAELVGLVTAVVTGAALAQRAIAPLGRALVRQREFVADTSHELRAPLTRLHTRAQLLARQQSGVLAPEIAGELERLVAGSRELSEVMDDLLLSASLDPTAAGRDRVDLAALAEEAVEAERQRAEQGRLALELRRPAEPVEVYGSRSPLRRVLSALLDNAIGHSGPGGSILVQLRPTEHGRMVRLSVTDTGVGLDPTDRRRIFERLIRSGEGHGRRFGIGLALVRNVVEGHGGTVSATGRPGEGAEFTVLLPTAEEPGSPRRLSPRFTRRRPTT; from the coding sequence GTGACGCGGCTCGCCGAACCCGAACGGCGGGTGCTGCGCGCCGTCCGGATCCGGCTGACCATCCAGGTCGGCGGCGCCATCACTCTCGTCGTGCTGCTGCTGGGCTGCCTGACCTACTGCCTGTTCGCCCGGGACCAGCGGTCCGAGGTGAACCGCGCGCTCCAGTACGCCATGGGTTCCAGCCGCCCGAGCCACAGCGACCCCTGCCTGTGGCTCTACGTCGAGCGGGGCGGCCGGATCGGGCGCCCCGCGCAGTCCCCGGCCGGCCTGCCGGTGCTGGGCGCGATCGGGCAGGTGTCGCTGGACCATCGGACCCGGACCTCCTCCGAGGTCCGCGACGGGACGCACTACACCGTGCGCACGGAGCAGCGCGGGGACGAGGTGGTCCAGGCCGTCTTCGACGAGCGCTACCTCCGCTCAGACCGTCACCATGTGCTGGAGACCCTGCTCGTCGCCGAACTCGTCGGTCTGGTCACGGCCGTCGTCACCGGCGCGGCCCTGGCCCAGCGCGCGATCGCGCCACTCGGCCGGGCACTGGTCAGGCAGCGGGAGTTCGTCGCGGACACCAGCCACGAACTGCGCGCGCCGCTCACCCGGCTGCACACCAGGGCGCAACTCCTGGCCCGGCAGCAGTCCGGCGTCCTGGCCCCGGAGATCGCCGGGGAACTGGAACGGCTGGTTGCCGGTTCCCGGGAGCTCTCCGAGGTGATGGACGACCTGCTGCTGTCCGCCAGCCTCGACCCCACGGCCGCCGGACGCGACCGCGTCGACCTGGCAGCCCTGGCCGAGGAGGCTGTCGAGGCTGAGCGGCAGCGGGCCGAGCAGGGGCGACTGGCCCTGGAGCTGCGCCGCCCCGCCGAGCCGGTCGAGGTGTACGGCAGCAGGTCGCCCCTGCGCCGGGTGCTCTCCGCGCTGCTGGACAACGCTATCGGGCACAGCGGACCGGGTGGCAGCATCCTGGTGCAGCTGCGGCCGACCGAGCACGGGCGGATGGTCCGGCTGAGCGTGACCGACACCGGTGTCGGCCTCGACCCGACGGACCGGCGGCGGATCTTCGAGCGGCTGATCCGGAGCGGCGAGGGTCACGGCCGTCGGTTCGGGATCGGCCTGGCGCTGGTACGCAACGTCGTCGAGGGGCACGGCGGCACCGTCTCCGCCACCGGAAGGCCCGGCGAGGGGGCGGAGTTCACCGTGCTGCTGCCGACCGCCGAGGAGCCCGGCAGCCCCCGACGCCTCAGTCCCCGCTTCACCAGAAGGCGGCCCACGACATAG
- a CDS encoding DUF6629 family protein: MCWSPTADLVAGTVVGVIAIVTVVRTRHPRDLPLACLPLLLGTHQLIEAAVWRGADGTISPGTAHLAVLLWMAIAFPLLPTYVPLAVLSTAWPRRAARLRVLPLGAVGLATSGVLAHAMATEPVHAVAMGHVLAYSLPVPDGDLLVAGYLLATLGAPLLSGDRGLRLFGLTAAVGAAVCAAVWELAFASTWCAFAALTSLTLLLWVRREQSTPGRRRGRPRSTTEPE, from the coding sequence ATGTGCTGGAGCCCTACCGCGGATCTGGTCGCGGGCACCGTCGTGGGCGTGATCGCCATCGTCACCGTCGTGCGGACCCGCCACCCGCGCGACCTTCCGCTGGCGTGTCTGCCGCTGCTGCTCGGTACGCACCAGCTGATCGAGGCGGCGGTCTGGCGCGGCGCCGACGGCACGATCAGCCCCGGCACCGCCCATCTGGCAGTCCTGCTGTGGATGGCGATCGCCTTCCCACTGCTGCCGACCTATGTCCCCCTCGCCGTCCTGAGCACGGCCTGGCCGCGACGCGCGGCCCGCCTGCGGGTACTGCCCCTGGGTGCGGTGGGCCTGGCCACCAGCGGGGTGCTGGCCCACGCGATGGCCACCGAACCGGTGCACGCCGTCGCCATGGGACACGTGCTCGCCTACAGCCTTCCGGTCCCCGACGGCGACCTGCTGGTCGCCGGGTACCTCCTGGCCACCCTCGGCGCGCCGCTGCTCAGCGGTGACCGGGGCCTGCGCCTCTTCGGCCTGACGGCCGCCGTCGGCGCGGCGGTGTGCGCCGCCGTGTGGGAACTGGCCTTCGCCTCCACCTGGTGCGCCTTCGCGGCCCTGACCAGCTTGACCCTGCTGCTCTGGGTGCGGCGAGAGCAGAGCACGCCGGGACGTCGGCGGGGTCGTCCGCGGTCCACCACGGAACCCGAGTAG
- a CDS encoding serine hydrolase, giving the protein MSSPRTLLPRSAPGASGISSRSISALLDRLEARSGESHSIMVVHRGHVVAEGWWAPYSADRPHLLYSLTKSFTSIAVGLAIGDGLLSLDDRVVDVLPDRVPADVSEQGRRITVHHLLSMTSGHPTDSLAEAWEREPDDLVKGFLRLPFAAAEGTRHVYDNSTTYILARMVERVTGRGLPEFLDARLFTPMGIDHAEWDRVASGAAFGFHGLHLTTEGVAAFGELLRRGGRWGDRQLVPRGWVELATSRHIDSEWILDGSDQADFSYGYGYQFWMSRHGYHGHGSYAQQCVVVPSHDLVVAVTAQGESQDVLDAVWECLLPGVGHAGSTQDDAVLADRLRRLSLPPVPGSAAPGRAANAKLDASAERSALPDGTTVTVDPTDGGWLVRFESLLDIEVGHGDWRESAPLGRPIVAAGAWQGSTYVADLYVITTPHRVRLAVDADAGTATATWSTLPLTGPSLELHVRSPLMTRPDVA; this is encoded by the coding sequence ATGTCCTCTCCACGCACCCTGCTCCCGCGTTCGGCACCGGGCGCCTCGGGAATCTCGTCCCGTTCGATCTCCGCGCTGCTGGACAGGCTCGAAGCGCGGTCAGGCGAGAGCCACTCCATCATGGTCGTGCACCGCGGCCACGTCGTGGCCGAAGGCTGGTGGGCGCCGTACTCGGCCGACCGCCCGCACCTTCTCTACTCGCTGACCAAGTCGTTCACGTCGATCGCCGTGGGGCTCGCGATCGGCGACGGGCTGCTCTCGCTGGACGACCGTGTGGTGGACGTGCTGCCCGACCGCGTCCCGGCCGACGTCTCGGAGCAGGGTCGCCGCATCACCGTTCACCACCTGCTGTCCATGACGTCCGGGCACCCCACCGACAGCCTCGCCGAGGCGTGGGAGCGGGAACCCGACGACTTGGTGAAGGGCTTCCTGCGCCTGCCGTTCGCCGCGGCCGAGGGAACGCGGCACGTCTACGACAACTCGACCACCTACATCCTGGCCCGGATGGTGGAGCGGGTCACGGGCCGCGGTCTGCCGGAGTTCCTCGACGCGCGCCTGTTCACGCCGATGGGCATCGACCACGCCGAGTGGGACCGGGTGGCCAGTGGCGCCGCCTTCGGGTTCCACGGACTGCACTTGACCACCGAGGGCGTCGCCGCCTTCGGCGAACTGCTGCGGCGCGGAGGCAGGTGGGGCGACCGACAACTCGTCCCACGCGGTTGGGTGGAGCTGGCGACCAGTCGGCACATCGACAGCGAGTGGATCCTGGACGGATCGGACCAGGCGGACTTCTCCTACGGCTACGGCTATCAGTTCTGGATGTCGCGTCACGGCTACCACGGCCACGGCTCCTACGCGCAGCAGTGTGTGGTCGTCCCGTCCCACGATCTCGTGGTCGCCGTGACCGCCCAAGGGGAGTCCCAGGACGTGCTCGACGCGGTCTGGGAGTGCCTGCTGCCCGGCGTGGGTCACGCGGGAAGCACCCAGGACGACGCGGTCCTCGCTGATCGGCTGCGGCGACTGTCGCTACCGCCGGTGCCGGGGTCGGCCGCCCCGGGGCGTGCGGCCAACGCGAAGCTCGACGCCTCGGCCGAGAGGTCGGCCCTGCCCGACGGAACGACGGTCACCGTCGATCCCACCGACGGCGGATGGCTCGTACGATTCGAGTCGCTCCTCGATATCGAGGTCGGCCACGGCGACTGGCGGGAGAGCGCCCCGCTCGGCCGGCCGATCGTCGCGGCCGGAGCCTGGCAGGGGAGCACCTACGTCGCCGATCTCTACGTGATCACCACCCCGCACCGCGTTCGGCTGGCCGTCGACGCCGACGCGGGAACCGCGACGGCGACCTGGAGCACCCTGCCGCTGACCGGCCCCAGCCTGGAACTGCACGTGCGGTCACCACTGATGACCCGACCTGACGTCGCGTAG
- a CDS encoding ATP-binding protein, with protein sequence MLVADGMASANDLVGLVTAVCGALGAALGLPPLLASRRERRAQQAVEPPGPRLVLPSRVQLVDRVEEVGQVLRHLAAGEYVVTLEGGIGVGKSALAMEVAHRIAAGEGVGGGRSNAPVAFETLVWMDAANHCPDLVDLSRTLSLMTGERSLSAAPTAAKPDAIRSFLASHPCVLILDNLRVPADTTAQLPAFLRTLPSGSIALVSANTAGAVDGPRVEVPELPSSDAQELLAREAARRGVTALVQADGPLVARIHRLVGGNPRAIGLFVLACSRFAGPLSRLLDELETGQGQMTAALYDAVWSEVSAERRSVLIACAYLDGGADVGQVAAALAKPEDEVQPALAALWADGLLTSAPTLDRAAYTCSAPLRVFVRGRADASSLATVRTQLATYLAGRFGADWEDAAGAAAHVDAIRTLIRELDAAGDYRLCLDLFIAVYDILFTLGLFDDRIDLGWVAFHAADELWLPDEQSLALSVVSSTHAIRGEDSQAAQAVQLGLAIARQAGSAREIARQLRCEAFRLFRAGRAAEALAVVEAEDAEGMARGAGDPNNMIDILSLVGAARWHLGDLDGCEATVLRFLDECEQMPWERGKAYALRDLAEVRLLRRDFDAAADLAERARRIAEEYRDTRQLARIGLTQARLYLFGGRMRQAQDTARIAASQSHALLLTGEQAEAEAVGRLALRCLRMPWLRPFVTGRPRIRFTAMTVGGD encoded by the coding sequence GTGCTGGTGGCCGACGGCATGGCCAGCGCCAACGACTTGGTTGGCCTTGTCACGGCTGTGTGCGGTGCTCTGGGCGCCGCGCTGGGACTGCCGCCGCTGTTGGCTTCCCGTCGTGAGCGCAGGGCGCAACAGGCTGTTGAACCGCCTGGCCCGCGGCTTGTCCTGCCGTCACGCGTCCAGCTCGTGGATCGAGTCGAGGAGGTCGGCCAGGTCCTGCGGCACCTGGCCGCGGGCGAATACGTAGTCACCCTTGAGGGGGGCATCGGTGTCGGGAAGAGCGCGTTAGCGATGGAGGTAGCGCACCGGATCGCCGCCGGAGAGGGTGTGGGTGGCGGTCGCAGCAACGCGCCCGTCGCTTTTGAGACACTGGTGTGGATGGATGCGGCCAATCACTGTCCGGACTTGGTCGACTTGTCCAGGACCCTGTCACTGATGACCGGTGAGCGATCCCTGTCCGCCGCGCCCACCGCTGCCAAGCCCGACGCCATCCGCTCATTCCTCGCCTCCCACCCCTGCGTCCTGATCCTGGACAATCTGCGCGTTCCGGCTGACACGACGGCGCAGTTACCCGCGTTCTTGCGCACTCTGCCTTCTGGCTCGATCGCCCTCGTGAGCGCGAACACCGCCGGAGCCGTTGACGGCCCCCGCGTAGAGGTTCCAGAACTGCCATCCTCCGACGCCCAGGAACTGCTCGCGCGCGAGGCAGCCCGACGCGGCGTCACCGCGCTCGTCCAAGCTGACGGGCCGCTGGTTGCGCGAATCCATCGGCTTGTCGGCGGGAACCCTCGCGCGATCGGGCTCTTCGTGCTCGCGTGCTCCCGCTTCGCGGGACCGCTCTCGCGGCTGCTGGACGAGCTCGAAACCGGGCAGGGCCAGATGACCGCCGCACTGTACGACGCGGTGTGGTCGGAGGTATCGGCCGAACGTAGATCTGTCTTGATCGCGTGCGCCTACCTTGACGGGGGTGCTGACGTAGGCCAGGTCGCTGCCGCACTTGCCAAGCCCGAGGACGAGGTCCAGCCCGCGCTCGCCGCGCTGTGGGCCGACGGACTGTTGACCTCGGCACCGACTTTGGACCGGGCGGCTTACACATGCTCCGCACCCTTGCGTGTCTTCGTCCGCGGCCGGGCCGATGCCAGTTCACTGGCCACTGTGCGAACCCAGTTGGCCACCTATCTCGCGGGGAGATTCGGAGCGGATTGGGAGGACGCCGCCGGAGCTGCCGCACATGTGGACGCGATCCGAACCCTTATCCGCGAACTGGACGCGGCCGGCGACTACCGGCTGTGCCTTGACCTGTTCATCGCGGTGTACGACATCCTGTTCACACTCGGCCTGTTCGACGACCGGATCGATCTCGGATGGGTCGCGTTCCACGCTGCCGACGAGTTGTGGCTTCCGGACGAGCAGTCTCTGGCTCTGTCGGTGGTGTCGTCCACGCATGCGATCCGCGGCGAGGACTCGCAGGCCGCGCAGGCTGTCCAGCTGGGTCTGGCCATCGCGCGCCAGGCAGGGTCCGCGCGCGAGATCGCGAGGCAGCTGCGGTGCGAGGCGTTCCGCTTGTTCCGCGCCGGTCGCGCGGCCGAGGCGCTGGCCGTCGTAGAGGCAGAGGATGCTGAAGGCATGGCGCGAGGCGCCGGCGATCCGAACAACATGATCGACATCCTGTCGCTCGTCGGCGCCGCGCGCTGGCACCTCGGTGACCTGGACGGCTGTGAGGCGACCGTACTGCGGTTCCTTGACGAATGCGAACAAATGCCCTGGGAACGCGGGAAAGCGTACGCACTTCGAGACCTGGCTGAGGTCCGGCTGCTGCGACGGGACTTCGACGCGGCTGCCGACTTGGCGGAGCGCGCTCGTCGCATCGCAGAGGAGTACCGGGATACACGCCAGCTCGCGCGCATCGGCCTGACCCAGGCGCGTCTGTACCTGTTCGGGGGGCGGATGCGCCAGGCTCAGGACACGGCGCGAATTGCCGCCTCCCAGTCGCACGCGCTCCTGCTCACAGGAGAACAGGCCGAGGCTGAAGCGGTGGGACGACTCGCCCTTCGCTGCCTGCGCATGCCCTGGCTTCGGCCATTCGTAACCGGACGACCACGCATCAGGTTCACCGCGATGACCGTCGGCGGCGACTGA
- a CDS encoding S9 family peptidase, with translation MDGLNEERIRIPVDGGELDAVAVFPEQDHRWAILVHGGPGGVKDGPADLYKDLAAVLAAQGIGSLRFDVRGAGESTGAYRDTTLARQVQDLRAARQFLFESYAPQHIALIGESLGATIVLSGLDGNEDALVLLWPAIWLLDGVFDDYVTEESLAEAKLRGFIVRDDEEVGLPFLTGLLATRDVSQPLHGLRTPLLLVHGDADTEVPVGQSAQAEELVAGPVRRVVVPGGDHCLERPAERVVVNREISAWLATHL, from the coding sequence GTGGACGGCCTCAACGAAGAGCGGATTCGGATCCCGGTAGACGGTGGCGAACTCGACGCTGTCGCGGTGTTCCCCGAGCAGGACCACCGGTGGGCGATCCTCGTTCACGGCGGCCCCGGCGGCGTGAAGGACGGCCCCGCTGACCTGTACAAGGATCTGGCCGCGGTCCTGGCCGCGCAGGGCATCGGGTCGCTCCGGTTCGACGTGCGAGGCGCAGGCGAGAGCACCGGGGCGTACCGCGACACGACCCTTGCCCGACAGGTCCAGGACCTGAGGGCGGCCCGGCAGTTTCTCTTCGAGAGCTATGCGCCGCAACATATCGCCCTGATCGGGGAGAGTCTTGGCGCCACGATCGTGCTGTCGGGCCTGGACGGGAACGAGGACGCGCTGGTCCTGCTGTGGCCGGCCATCTGGTTGCTGGATGGCGTCTTCGATGACTACGTCACCGAGGAGAGCCTCGCTGAGGCGAAGCTGCGTGGGTTCATCGTCCGGGACGACGAAGAGGTCGGCCTGCCATTCCTGACCGGTCTCCTCGCGACGCGCGACGTGTCCCAGCCCCTGCACGGATTGCGGACCCCCCTCCTGCTGGTCCACGGCGACGCGGACACCGAGGTTCCTGTCGGGCAAAGCGCCCAGGCCGAGGAATTGGTGGCCGGCCCAGTGCGCCGAGTGGTGGTGCCTGGCGGCGACCACTGCCTGGAACGCCCTGCCGAGCGGGTCGTTGTGAACAGGGAGATCTCCGCATGGCTGGCGACCCATCTGTGA
- a CDS encoding SUMF1/EgtB/PvdO family nonheme iron enzyme has translation MAGDPSVKVLAAVATLGPLRHLPDPPLFPDVETRLVHELRRHYSASVTVLRRGHLASPRTTVKAITTALSQPGDVLLLTVHAAAYRFARAGNGWALAIPGSLHGRRRSMLHVAELMDAATAAANGRPLLICLDAMPPQEQDAPAESLADAMSVALPPGTSIDDLVLLVSAMTPASNARATVQHGLWQALTAVTATAGDDGEDIDAIAAGAAAIARQCGADALHRAQGAMPRLVPTLPSSIRFDLFSQDETSRIDAAVELARMATAGDKGAVAELGLLAAHDLAPQVRDYAKLQLHPVSQPSLPELSAAGKIPEGVQAAARKDLFLPDLLPHPGGPVTIGVDAPSGQPADRPRHTLDLAPFHLGRTPVTNREYLAYVIATGAHCPDHWAWQEDLWDEDADLPVVNVSFHDALRYCDWLTRHLHDIGRLPLTARIVLPSEVEWEAAAGNGRGDRHPWGPDPDPGRTNIRASGFGRPTPVGSFAPAGNSLSGCEDLIGNVWEWTRSTWGTSIRTAHRYPYEARDGREDADTPGARHVVRGGAFYYATECANSQTRNQMPHESRHPGGGFRVAAQGTGKGTAP, from the coding sequence ATGGCTGGCGACCCATCTGTGAAGGTACTGGCGGCGGTGGCCACGCTCGGCCCCCTCCGGCACCTGCCCGACCCGCCACTCTTCCCGGACGTGGAGACCCGCCTGGTACACGAGCTGAGGCGGCACTACTCGGCCTCTGTGACCGTCCTGCGGCGTGGACACCTGGCATCGCCGCGGACGACTGTCAAAGCCATCACCACAGCCCTGTCCCAGCCGGGCGACGTGTTGCTCCTGACCGTGCACGCAGCCGCGTACCGGTTCGCCCGCGCTGGAAACGGCTGGGCGCTGGCCATCCCCGGCAGTCTGCACGGCCGACGGCGCAGCATGCTTCACGTGGCGGAGTTGATGGACGCGGCCACGGCTGCGGCCAACGGACGTCCGCTCCTGATATGCCTCGACGCGATGCCGCCACAGGAGCAGGACGCGCCTGCCGAGAGCCTCGCCGACGCGATGTCCGTCGCGTTACCGCCCGGAACTTCGATCGATGACCTCGTACTGCTTGTCTCCGCGATGACGCCAGCGTCCAACGCGCGAGCGACCGTACAGCACGGCCTGTGGCAGGCGCTCACCGCGGTGACCGCGACGGCCGGCGACGACGGCGAGGACATCGATGCGATCGCCGCCGGCGCGGCAGCCATCGCCCGGCAGTGCGGCGCGGATGCTTTGCACCGCGCTCAGGGGGCCATGCCGCGCCTGGTCCCGACCCTGCCGTCCTCCATCAGGTTCGACCTGTTCAGCCAGGACGAGACCTCGCGCATCGACGCCGCGGTCGAACTTGCCCGGATGGCCACCGCCGGCGACAAGGGCGCGGTCGCTGAACTCGGGCTCCTGGCCGCGCACGACCTCGCCCCTCAGGTTCGCGACTACGCGAAGCTGCAGTTACACCCGGTTTCGCAGCCCTCGCTGCCAGAGCTGAGTGCTGCGGGGAAGATACCTGAGGGCGTACAAGCCGCGGCGAGGAAGGACCTGTTCCTTCCCGACCTGCTGCCGCACCCCGGTGGACCGGTCACGATCGGGGTGGACGCCCCGAGTGGGCAACCCGCCGACCGGCCGCGCCACACCCTCGATCTCGCCCCGTTCCATCTGGGCCGTACACCGGTGACGAATCGGGAGTACCTGGCGTACGTGATCGCCACCGGCGCGCACTGCCCGGACCACTGGGCGTGGCAGGAAGACCTGTGGGACGAGGACGCGGACCTGCCCGTTGTGAACGTCTCGTTCCACGATGCCCTGCGCTACTGCGACTGGTTGACGCGACACTTGCACGACATCGGACGGCTTCCACTGACTGCGCGCATCGTGCTGCCGAGCGAGGTGGAGTGGGAAGCCGCCGCAGGCAACGGCCGCGGTGACCGACACCCATGGGGCCCGGACCCGGACCCGGGCCGCACGAACATCCGCGCCAGCGGATTCGGCCGCCCGACTCCGGTCGGTAGTTTCGCCCCAGCCGGGAACAGCCTCTCCGGCTGCGAGGACCTGATCGGCAACGTATGGGAATGGACCCGCAGCACCTGGGGCACATCCATTCGGACCGCACACCGCTATCCCTACGAGGCCCGCGACGGCCGCGAAGACGCCGACACCCCCGGTGCCCGACACGTGGTCCGTGGCGGAGCGTTCTACTACGCGACCGAGTGCGCGAACAGCCAAACCCGCAATCAGATGCCGCACGAGAGCAGGCACCCCGGGGGCGGATTCCGCGTCGCCGCCCAGGGCACTGGGAAGGGGACAGCACCATGA
- a CDS encoding aspartate aminotransferase family protein yields the protein MTTAQVDHWAAELAVMGPGISEAVAWAGLVIDRAEGTRLTDIEGNSYLDLMGGAGVNLIGHSHPAYIAAMTEQLNTWQIGAHASRARLDALLGLAALLPSGLDRVQLYSSGAEAVESAIRVAKSATGKFEILSFWGGFHGRTAAALAATGGARTGLGPAMPGVHTTPYANCYRCPLKTTYPGCGLACVDHARDSLREQSSGSLAAILVEPVQGRSGNVVPPPGYLTALHELAAEHDALLICDESMTGLGRTGTALASQHDDVTPDIAILGKGLGNGYPVSAVAAPTALMEAGPYGKPSASSSSYGGFPLACAAVSAVTRTVREERLADLAATLGATLLDHLRDLIPIAGIVGDIRGRGLAIGIELVTDQTNRKPLPKDHLRKVFTDLLNHGVLVMTGGSTLRLYPPLTATADELDQAADALARVLATHNALAES from the coding sequence ATGACCACTGCACAGGTCGACCACTGGGCCGCCGAACTCGCGGTCATGGGCCCAGGAATATCGGAGGCCGTCGCCTGGGCCGGCCTGGTCATCGACCGCGCCGAAGGCACCCGACTCACAGACATCGAAGGAAACAGCTACCTCGACCTCATGGGTGGGGCCGGGGTCAACCTCATCGGCCACAGCCACCCCGCCTACATCGCCGCGATGACCGAGCAGTTGAACACCTGGCAGATCGGGGCGCACGCGTCCAGGGCCCGCCTCGACGCGCTACTCGGCCTTGCCGCGCTCCTACCGTCCGGTCTCGACCGCGTGCAGCTCTACAGCTCAGGAGCCGAAGCCGTCGAATCCGCCATCCGAGTGGCCAAGTCAGCGACGGGCAAGTTCGAGATCCTGTCGTTCTGGGGCGGATTCCACGGGCGCACCGCCGCCGCTCTCGCCGCCACCGGAGGCGCACGCACCGGCCTGGGGCCCGCCATGCCCGGAGTCCACACCACCCCGTACGCCAACTGCTACCGCTGCCCACTCAAGACCACATACCCGGGATGCGGCCTCGCCTGCGTGGATCACGCCCGCGACTCGCTGCGCGAGCAGTCCAGCGGCTCACTCGCCGCGATCCTCGTCGAGCCCGTCCAGGGCCGCTCGGGCAATGTGGTCCCCCCTCCCGGTTATCTCACCGCCCTTCACGAACTCGCCGCAGAGCACGACGCCCTACTGATCTGCGATGAATCCATGACCGGCCTCGGGCGTACCGGCACCGCTCTCGCTTCCCAGCACGACGACGTCACACCGGACATCGCGATCCTCGGCAAAGGACTCGGCAACGGCTATCCTGTGTCCGCCGTCGCCGCGCCGACCGCGCTGATGGAAGCAGGCCCCTACGGCAAACCGAGCGCCAGCTCCTCCAGCTACGGTGGATTCCCGCTGGCGTGCGCGGCCGTATCGGCCGTCACCCGCACCGTGCGAGAAGAGCGCCTGGCCGACCTCGCCGCCACACTCGGAGCCACGCTCCTCGACCACCTGCGCGACCTCATACCGATAGCCGGGATCGTCGGCGACATACGAGGCCGGGGACTCGCCATCGGCATCGAACTCGTCACCGACCAGACAAACCGGAAGCCGCTACCCAAGGATCACCTCCGAAAGGTGTTCACGGACCTTCTGAACCACGGAGTACTGGTCATGACCGGCGGCAGCACACTGCGCCTCTATCCCCCGCTGACCGCCACCGCCGACGAACTGGACCAAGCCGCCGACGCCCTCGCCAGAGTGCTCGCCACCCACAACGCCCTGGCAGAGTCGTGA
- a CDS encoding Gfo/Idh/MocA family protein, whose amino-acid sequence MKRPLKVAIAGYGNAGELHARLLAARPQVGIVAVADLTSARRASAAAAYPDAVVAVRLDGLDMGIDLVVVATPPVSHESDTYVALTQHRAHVLCEKPAVLDPERGRGLAAQAAAANLLLHPVHNYLHASAFRRMKQLIERGAVGRIKTIDIDITRTAAATGNAAWTPAWRTDPALGGGILRDHGPHAIYLACHLAGGPASRVSCATEAGDQGADRAAAIQLDFADSTSARINLTWAGRRRSNRYDVGGTGGTLSLHGGRLRLNTPQQERCWEVEDPASGGHAHADWTDALHGGLLAQIHALIPPSDPWSQAIHVADVILASGISAERGGQTVTLDRHLRRPEDRPRLGARVGTGEVRSAPMAPEPAPTRARRKGST is encoded by the coding sequence GTGAAGCGACCCCTGAAGGTCGCAATCGCCGGATACGGCAACGCCGGTGAACTCCACGCCCGACTGCTGGCAGCCCGCCCTCAGGTCGGCATCGTCGCGGTCGCCGACCTCACGTCAGCCCGCCGCGCCAGTGCCGCCGCCGCATACCCTGACGCGGTCGTAGCGGTACGGCTCGACGGCCTGGACATGGGGATCGACCTGGTCGTCGTCGCAACCCCACCCGTCTCACATGAATCTGACACCTATGTCGCGCTGACGCAGCACCGCGCGCACGTGCTCTGCGAGAAGCCCGCCGTGCTGGACCCCGAGCGCGGGCGCGGTCTAGCCGCGCAGGCAGCCGCCGCCAACCTGCTGCTCCACCCGGTCCACAACTACCTGCACGCCTCTGCCTTCCGCCGCATGAAACAGCTGATCGAGCGCGGTGCCGTCGGCCGGATCAAGACCATCGACATCGACATCACACGGACGGCCGCCGCCACCGGCAACGCCGCCTGGACCCCGGCTTGGCGGACCGACCCCGCACTGGGGGGAGGCATTCTGCGCGACCACGGACCCCACGCCATCTATCTCGCCTGCCACCTCGCCGGCGGACCGGCGTCACGGGTCTCCTGCGCGACCGAGGCCGGCGACCAGGGCGCGGATCGAGCTGCCGCGATCCAACTGGACTTCGCCGACTCCACCTCTGCCCGCATCAATCTCACCTGGGCCGGCAGGCGTCGCAGCAACCGCTATGACGTCGGCGGCACAGGGGGGACTCTCAGTCTCCACGGTGGCCGACTCCGCCTCAACACGCCTCAGCAGGAGCGATGCTGGGAGGTCGAAGACCCCGCATCCGGTGGCCACGCGCATGCTGACTGGACCGACGCTCTCCACGGGGGTCTACTCGCTCAGATACACGCGCTCATTCCGCCCTCGGACCCGTGGAGCCAAGCGATCCACGTCGCAGATGTCATCCTCGCCTCCGGCATCTCCGCTGAACGCGGAGGACAGACAGTAACGCTGGACAGACACCTTCGACGCCCAGAAGACCGGCCACGCCTGGGAGCACGAGTGGGGACCGGGGAGGTGCGAAGTGCTCCGATGGCACCGGAACCTGCACCGACGCGTGCACGGCGAAAGGGAAGTACCTGA